A genomic window from Streptomyces sp. NBC_00234 includes:
- a CDS encoding LacI family DNA-binding transcriptional regulator, whose translation MAVTIREVASAAGVSVSTVSRAFTAPDQVQPATRQRILDAAAALGYSANPAARSLRGGSTGTLGLIVPDIANPFFPPIIKAMQARARRLGYTVLVADSDEREADELAVIAAVSKRVDGLILWASTLTEDRLHELAGRMPLVVVNRHVPGIPEVRISLSAGIAQAAELLKAYGHRRCVFVNASRAELSRGKSIQESFEALDLSLHELGPYEPRFETGVHAATLVAAHDATAVIAHNDLVALGVLHQMANLGMSVPRDVSVIGIDDTLLASVSTPGLTTIRIDPEEIATRAGDLLIETIASSTRPGANGLDATPPFVEIGSRLIPRASTGPAPTH comes from the coding sequence GTGGCAGTCACGATCCGGGAGGTGGCGAGTGCCGCCGGTGTCTCCGTCTCGACGGTGTCCCGTGCATTCACCGCGCCCGACCAGGTGCAGCCGGCGACCCGGCAGCGCATCCTCGACGCCGCGGCCGCACTGGGCTATTCCGCCAATCCGGCGGCGCGTTCGCTGCGCGGCGGCTCCACCGGAACCCTCGGCCTGATCGTCCCGGACATCGCCAACCCGTTCTTCCCGCCGATCATCAAGGCGATGCAGGCCCGCGCCCGCCGTCTGGGCTACACGGTCCTGGTCGCCGACAGCGACGAACGCGAGGCGGACGAACTGGCCGTCATCGCGGCCGTGTCCAAGCGGGTCGACGGCCTGATCCTGTGGGCCTCCACCCTCACCGAGGACCGCCTCCACGAACTCGCGGGCCGGATGCCGCTGGTGGTGGTGAACCGCCACGTCCCCGGCATCCCCGAGGTCCGCATCTCACTCTCCGCCGGGATCGCCCAGGCCGCCGAGCTGCTGAAGGCGTACGGTCACCGGCGCTGCGTCTTCGTCAACGCCTCCCGCGCCGAACTGAGCCGCGGCAAGTCCATCCAGGAGTCCTTCGAGGCTCTCGACCTCTCCCTGCACGAACTCGGCCCGTACGAGCCGAGGTTCGAGACGGGCGTGCACGCCGCCACCCTGGTCGCCGCTCACGACGCCACCGCCGTGATCGCCCACAACGATCTGGTCGCCCTCGGCGTGCTGCACCAGATGGCCAACCTCGGCATGAGCGTGCCCCGCGACGTGAGCGTCATCGGCATCGACGACACCCTGCTCGCCTCCGTCTCCACCCCCGGCCTCACCACGATCAGGATCGACCCCGAGGAGATCGCCACCCGTGCGGGAGACCTCCTGATCGAGACGATCGCCAGCTCAACGAGACCTGGCGCAAACGGACTTGACGCCACGCCCCCCTTCGTGGAGATCGGCTCCCGCCTGATCCCGCGGGCTTCGACGGGCCCCGCGCCCACCCACTGA
- a CDS encoding ABC transporter substrate-binding protein, with protein MALTATLAGCSSLTPTSADTSGDLVLRVQGMPPATDKPGLALFKKQVADFEKAHPGIKVKGSITVFDPLTFSAKLSGGNVEDVIKVPLTEPQRLIQQKQVQPITGQLKEWQHFKEFNPQVLQPLTDDGGDVYGVPQNPYAQGLVYNRELFEQAGLDPDKPPATWEEVRTAAEQISEKTGKAGFVHESKDNQGGWQLTMLSYAFGGELQKQEGGKYTATLTGEPTKKALRLLKDMRWKDDSLGKTLLVNQNDVIKQFAAGQVGMFMGSPGTYRLAKMQFGMENTDAFGAAPMPQSGGDATLTGGDIYMVPKSADKKHAAAAVEWLTFAYAKPQYSTEIAAAQAKALSADPKSAVGVPTLPVFDQKRQTEINAAVKPYVNVKLDHFKPYIDGLATLELKPEPPYQAQKLYTALDPVVQAVLTKRDADIDSLLASAEKDVNAQLAADQK; from the coding sequence ATGGCCCTGACCGCGACCCTCGCGGGCTGTTCCTCCCTCACCCCGACCAGCGCCGACACCTCCGGCGATCTCGTCCTCCGGGTGCAGGGGATGCCCCCGGCCACCGACAAGCCGGGCCTCGCCCTCTTCAAGAAGCAGGTCGCCGACTTCGAGAAGGCCCACCCCGGCATCAAGGTCAAGGGCTCCATCACGGTCTTCGACCCGCTGACCTTCTCCGCCAAGCTCTCCGGCGGCAACGTCGAGGACGTCATCAAGGTGCCGCTGACCGAGCCGCAGCGCCTCATCCAGCAGAAGCAGGTCCAGCCGATCACCGGGCAGCTCAAGGAGTGGCAGCACTTCAAGGAGTTCAACCCGCAGGTGCTCCAGCCGCTCACCGACGACGGCGGCGACGTCTACGGCGTACCGCAGAACCCGTACGCCCAGGGCCTGGTCTACAACCGTGAGCTGTTCGAGCAGGCCGGCCTCGACCCCGACAAGCCGCCGGCCACCTGGGAGGAGGTCCGTACCGCCGCCGAGCAGATCAGCGAGAAGACCGGCAAGGCGGGCTTCGTCCACGAGTCCAAGGACAACCAGGGCGGCTGGCAGCTGACCATGCTCTCGTACGCCTTCGGCGGCGAGCTGCAGAAGCAGGAGGGCGGCAAGTACACCGCCACGCTCACTGGGGAGCCGACGAAGAAGGCGCTGCGGCTGCTGAAGGACATGCGCTGGAAGGACGACTCGCTCGGCAAGACGCTGCTGGTCAACCAGAACGATGTGATCAAGCAGTTCGCGGCCGGACAGGTCGGCATGTTCATGGGCAGCCCGGGGACGTACCGGCTGGCGAAGATGCAGTTCGGCATGGAGAACACCGACGCCTTCGGGGCCGCCCCGATGCCGCAGTCCGGCGGCGACGCGACCCTCACCGGCGGCGACATCTACATGGTCCCGAAGTCCGCCGACAAGAAGCACGCGGCAGCGGCCGTCGAGTGGCTGACCTTCGCCTACGCCAAGCCGCAGTACAGCACCGAGATCGCCGCCGCCCAGGCCAAGGCGCTCTCGGCCGACCCGAAGTCCGCGGTGGGCGTACCGACCCTGCCGGTCTTCGACCAGAAGCGGCAGACCGAGATCAACGCCGCGGTCAAGCCGTACGTGAACGTGAAGCTGGACCACTTCAAGCCGTACATCGACGGGCTCGCGACGCTGGAGCTGAAGCCGGAGCCGCCGTACCAGGCGCAGAAGCTGTACACCGCGCTCGACCCGGTGGTCCAGGCGGTGCTCACCAAGCGCGACGCCGACATCGACTCCCTCCTCGCCTCGGCCGAGAAGGACGTCAATGCGCAGCTCGCCGCGGACCAGAAGTAG
- a CDS encoding carbohydrate ABC transporter permease — MTLLTPSRSPVAVSKEPVPKSPPMRRKRGTGARKQLTAWLFLVPALLVFGLFAWWPIVRSLLLSFQRTNLVEPAVWVGLDNFRTLFDDPLLATAVGNTLFFVALGLLIGFPAPLILAAIMSTVRRGAGVYRFLVYLPVVIPPVVAILLWKWFYDPGSGLFNNILGKIGLGPYPWLESSDSAMLSLVLEATWAGMGGAVLIYLAAMVSIPGELYEAAEVDGAGIRRRIWHVMLPQLRSVIGLLLLVQLVNTVQVFTEPYVFTGGGPDNATLTVLLLIFRYAFQDGEYGQAAALSFLMVLALALLSAVYLRATRSWSTS; from the coding sequence ATGACTCTGCTCACTCCCTCCCGGAGCCCCGTCGCAGTGTCCAAGGAGCCCGTGCCGAAGTCGCCGCCGATGCGGCGGAAGCGTGGCACCGGCGCCCGCAAACAGCTCACGGCCTGGCTGTTCCTCGTCCCCGCTCTGCTCGTCTTCGGGCTCTTCGCCTGGTGGCCGATCGTGCGCAGCCTGCTCCTCAGCTTCCAGCGCACCAACCTCGTGGAGCCGGCCGTCTGGGTCGGCCTGGACAACTTCCGTACGCTCTTCGACGATCCGCTGCTCGCCACCGCGGTCGGGAACACCCTCTTCTTCGTGGCCCTCGGCCTGCTGATCGGCTTCCCGGCGCCACTGATCCTCGCCGCCATCATGTCGACCGTGCGACGCGGCGCCGGCGTCTACCGCTTCCTCGTCTACCTGCCGGTCGTCATCCCGCCGGTCGTGGCGATCCTGCTCTGGAAATGGTTCTACGATCCCGGCAGCGGCCTCTTCAACAACATCCTCGGCAAGATCGGCCTCGGCCCGTACCCCTGGCTGGAGTCCTCCGACAGCGCCATGCTCTCGCTCGTCCTGGAAGCCACCTGGGCCGGAATGGGCGGCGCCGTCCTCATCTACCTCGCCGCCATGGTCTCCATCCCCGGCGAACTCTACGAGGCCGCCGAGGTCGACGGCGCCGGCATCCGGCGGCGCATCTGGCACGTCATGCTGCCCCAACTCCGGTCCGTCATCGGCCTGTTGCTCCTCGTGCAGCTGGTCAACACGGTCCAGGTCTTCACCGAGCCGTACGTCTTCACCGGCGGCGGGCCCGACAACGCCACCCTCACGGTCCTGTTGTTGATCTTCCGTTACGCCTTCCAGGACGGTGAGTACGGCCAGGCCGCCGCCCTCTCCTTCCTGATGGTGCTCGCCCTCGCCCTGCTCTCCGCGGTGTATCTGCGGGCCACCCGCAGCTGGAGCACGTCATGA
- a CDS encoding carbohydrate ABC transporter permease: MTTALTTFVSTNDRQRPGVRAAVRSIQGFTLILLLLIGIGPLYWMLKGAVSPPTELTTQPLALWPDRAALGNFATAYTDLSVGRYLMNTFLVVGGSWFVQLFVSATAGFALSVLRPKFGKVVYGAILATMFVPYTVNMVSLFMTVIDVPFLHLNLGDTYWAIWLPAGTNAFTVLLAKQFFDALPRELFDAARVDGASTRQLLTRIVLPMSKPVLAVISLLAVMHSWKDFIWPLVAITDPEKQPISVALAQLATQAPQDQLIAAMVLAVAPPVLVFVVCQKYIVAGLGFTGVKG; encoded by the coding sequence ATGACCACAGCACTCACCACCTTCGTCTCGACGAACGACCGGCAACGGCCCGGCGTCCGCGCCGCCGTGCGCTCCATCCAGGGGTTCACCCTGATCCTGTTGCTGCTCATCGGCATCGGACCGCTGTACTGGATGCTCAAGGGCGCGGTCTCCCCACCCACCGAGCTCACCACCCAGCCGCTCGCCCTCTGGCCGGACCGCGCGGCCCTCGGCAACTTCGCCACCGCGTACACCGACCTCAGCGTCGGCCGCTATCTGATGAACACCTTCCTGGTGGTCGGCGGATCGTGGTTCGTGCAGCTCTTCGTCTCGGCCACGGCGGGCTTCGCGCTCTCCGTGCTCAGGCCGAAGTTCGGCAAGGTCGTCTACGGGGCGATCCTGGCCACCATGTTCGTGCCGTACACGGTGAACATGGTCAGCCTCTTCATGACGGTGATCGACGTGCCGTTCCTGCACCTCAACCTGGGTGACACGTACTGGGCGATCTGGCTGCCGGCCGGCACGAACGCCTTCACGGTGCTGCTCGCCAAGCAGTTCTTCGACGCCCTGCCCAGGGAGCTGTTCGACGCGGCACGGGTCGACGGGGCGAGCACCCGGCAGCTGCTCACCAGGATCGTGCTGCCGATGAGCAAGCCGGTGCTCGCCGTGATCAGCCTGCTCGCGGTGATGCACTCCTGGAAGGACTTCATCTGGCCGCTGGTCGCCATCACCGACCCCGAGAAGCAGCCGATCAGTGTCGCGCTGGCGCAGCTCGCCACGCAGGCCCCGCAGGACCAGCTCATCGCCGCGATGGTGCTGGCCGTGGCCCCGCCGGTCCTTGTCTTCGTCGTCTGCCAGAAGTACATCGTCGCCGGGCTCGGCTTCACCGGCGTCAAGGGCTGA
- a CDS encoding FAD-dependent oxidoreductase codes for MRNETARHDITVVGGGLAGVCAAIAAARLGRTVALINNRPVLGGNSSSEVRVWVCGATGHGKNHNAREGGIMGELLVENQYRNPDGNPYYWDAVVLDAVRAEPGITLYLNTDVREVEAEGPDDERRITSATGWMMGSERRIRFESPVFLDCTGDGLIGHLAGAHHRIGREARNEFEEAWAPESADGITLGSTLLFYTKDAGRPVKFVPPDFAKDISTTSIPQRRIIKAGDNGCAYWWIEFGGELDTVHDNERIRDELWSVIYGIWDHIKNSGEFDAANMTLEWVGSVPGKREYRRFLGDYVLHQGDILGQTEFADRVAFGGWSIDLHPPQGMYATESGARQLYADGIYHIPYRSLYSVNTENLLFAGRNISASHVAFGSTRVMATCATIGQAAGTAAALCAAGEVAPRELSVPELHRVLLRQDASLIGLASTDPEDLALRATVIASSALSCLAVEDSGELWPLAADAGLVLPVDPDLTGLEILVDADRETELVIDLYDPELGQNYVPRRLVTSTTLPVAAGRRQWLKTGLDWSPDTPRNAFLVIRANDAIALHRADRPTPGVLCFTRVPLRPQDESPQLLREWTDAGLLRRTFCFRAGETAAYAPAKAVDGYARPYAGPHMWVSAPLADDPSPWLSLTWPEPVTLGRIEVIADDDVNEDLINLHHHRTPFDILPTLLRDYRVEARDADGTWRVIAHADRNRRRRRSHTPSEPVTTSAVRIVVEATNGTDSAHVVAVRAYAAGE; via the coding sequence ATGAGGAACGAAACCGCACGGCACGACATCACCGTCGTCGGCGGCGGCCTGGCCGGGGTCTGCGCGGCCATCGCCGCGGCCCGCCTCGGCCGGACCGTCGCACTGATCAACAACAGGCCGGTACTCGGCGGCAATTCGAGCAGCGAGGTCCGCGTCTGGGTGTGCGGCGCGACCGGCCACGGCAAGAACCACAACGCCCGCGAGGGCGGCATCATGGGCGAGTTGCTCGTGGAGAACCAGTACCGCAACCCGGACGGGAACCCGTACTACTGGGACGCCGTGGTCCTGGATGCGGTACGCGCCGAGCCCGGCATCACGCTCTACCTCAACACCGATGTGCGCGAGGTCGAGGCCGAGGGCCCGGACGACGAGAGGCGGATCACCTCGGCCACCGGCTGGATGATGGGCTCCGAGCGTCGGATCCGCTTCGAGAGCCCCGTCTTCCTCGACTGCACCGGAGACGGCCTGATCGGCCACCTCGCGGGCGCCCACCACCGCATCGGCCGTGAGGCGCGTAACGAATTCGAGGAGGCGTGGGCCCCGGAGTCGGCCGACGGCATCACTCTCGGCTCCACGCTGCTCTTCTACACGAAGGACGCCGGGCGCCCGGTGAAGTTCGTGCCGCCGGACTTCGCCAAGGACATCAGCACCACCTCCATCCCGCAGCGGCGGATCATCAAGGCGGGGGACAACGGGTGTGCGTACTGGTGGATCGAGTTCGGCGGAGAGCTGGACACGGTGCACGACAACGAGCGGATCCGGGACGAGCTGTGGTCGGTGATCTACGGGATCTGGGATCACATCAAGAATTCGGGCGAGTTCGACGCGGCGAACATGACGCTGGAGTGGGTGGGGTCGGTGCCCGGGAAGCGGGAGTACCGGCGGTTTCTCGGTGACTACGTGCTGCACCAGGGGGACATTCTCGGGCAGACGGAGTTCGCCGACCGGGTTGCCTTCGGAGGCTGGTCGATCGATCTGCATCCGCCGCAGGGTATGTACGCCACCGAGTCGGGGGCCCGGCAGCTCTACGCGGACGGGATCTACCACATCCCGTACCGCAGCCTGTACTCGGTGAACACCGAGAACCTCCTGTTCGCCGGGCGGAACATCTCCGCCAGCCATGTCGCGTTCGGCTCGACCCGGGTCATGGCGACCTGCGCCACGATCGGGCAGGCGGCGGGCACGGCGGCGGCGCTGTGTGCTGCCGGGGAGGTCGCGCCGCGCGAACTTTCCGTACCCGAGCTGCACCGGGTGCTGCTGCGTCAGGACGCCTCGCTCATCGGGCTGGCTTCGACGGACCCGGAGGACCTGGCGCTGCGGGCGACCGTGATCGCGTCATCTGCCCTGTCCTGCCTGGCAGTCGAGGACTCCGGCGAGCTGTGGCCGCTCGCTGCGGACGCCGGACTCGTCCTTCCCGTCGACCCGGACCTCACCGGCCTTGAAATCCTGGTCGACGCCGACCGTGAAACCGAGCTCGTGATCGACCTGTACGACCCCGAACTCGGCCAGAACTACGTCCCGCGCCGCCTCGTCACCTCCACCACCCTGCCGGTCGCTGCCGGTCGCCGCCAATGGCTCAAGACCGGCCTGGACTGGTCCCCGGACACCCCGCGCAACGCCTTCCTCGTCATCCGCGCGAATGACGCGATCGCCCTGCACCGCGCCGACCGGCCGACCCCCGGCGTCCTGTGCTTCACGCGTGTCCCGCTGCGTCCGCAGGACGAATCCCCGCAGCTGCTGCGGGAGTGGACGGACGCCGGACTGCTGCGCCGTACCTTCTGCTTCCGTGCGGGGGAGACGGCGGCGTACGCCCCGGCCAAGGCCGTCGACGGCTACGCCCGCCCGTACGCGGGACCGCACATGTGGGTCTCCGCACCCCTGGCGGACGATCCCTCGCCCTGGCTCTCGCTCACCTGGCCCGAACCGGTCACCCTGGGCCGTATCGAGGTCATCGCCGACGACGACGTCAACGAGGACCTGATCAACCTGCACCACCACCGCACCCCCTTCGACATCCTCCCCACCCTCCTGCGCGACTACCGCGTCGAGGCGCGGGACGCGGACGGCACCTGGCGCGTGATCGCCCACGCGGATCGGAACCGACGACGCCGCCGGTCGCACACGCCGTCGGAGCCGGTCACCACATCGGCCGTCCGGATCGTCGTCGAAGCCACCAATGGCACGGACTCGGCGCACGTCGTCGCCGTACGCGCCTACGCGGCGGGGGAGTGA